CTCTCCCAAGGAATGGCTGACCCATGGCTTAGGCTTAGCCCATGGTCGTACAGATGTTCGCAATTCGAACATTATGCTAGATTGAAGGGCTCCCAAAGAGCAAACCATTCAAGACGACGGCACAACGACGGAACAAAAATGGCATCAGAGGAAGAGGTTCTCAGCCCGGACGACCGGGACTTCGTCACCGCACTGGCCAGTGGCCTGGAAGTGATCCTGGCCTTCGACGAGACGCACTCGCGCATGACCCTGAGCGAGGTCGCCAGCCGTACCGGCATGAACCGCGCCCGCGCCCGGCGCTTCCTGCTCACGCTGCATGCGTTGGGCTACGTGAGGAAGCAGGGCCGCAACTTCGAGCTAGCCCCGCGGGTGCTGCAGCTCGGCTATGCGTTTCTCTCTGCCAACAACTATCGTAGCGTGATCCAGCAGGTGCTGGAGGACATCACCGCCGAAAGCGGCGAATCCTCCTCCCTCGGCGTGCTCGACGGCGACGAGGTCACCTACGTGGCGCGCTCCTCGGCCCGTCACCGGCTGATGGCCATCACCCTCTCCGTTGGCACCCGGCTGCCCGCCGCCCACACCTCGATGGGACGTGCGCTGCTGGCCCAGCTTCCCGATGCCGAACTGGATGCCTTCCTGGAGCGGGTCACGCTTACGCGCTACACCGACAAGACCGTAACCGACAAGGCCGCACTCAAGAAGCGCATCCTCAAGGTGCGCCAGCAGGGCTACGCCATCGCCGACCAGGAGCTCGACTCGGGGCTGCGCTCGCTGGCCGTGCCGGCCTTCGACGCCAACGGCAAGCTGCTCGGCGCCATCAACATCAGCACCAACGCCGCCCGGGTCGATCTGGATACCCTGATGAAGGAGTACCTGCCGCTACTGCAGCGCAAGGCCCGCGAAATCCGCGCGACCGTCAGCTGAGGCAAGGCAGAGCGTCGTCGAACCCACCTCGTGCCGGGAAGCGTGCATGCTGGAAATTCTCGCCATTACCACGCCGATCTTCCTGCTGATCGGTGCCGGCTATCTGGCCATGGGCATACGGCTGATCAATCGGGAGCAGGTGCAGGGTGTGGCGACCTTCGTGCTCTACTTCGCCCTGCCGGCGCTGGTGATACGCGCCCTGACCCAAAGTCCGCTCGACGAGGTGCTGCAGAAGCCGTACCTGCTGGCCTACGGCCTCGGCTCGGCCCTGGTCTTCGGCTTGGCCCTGCTGCTGACCCTGACGCTGCAGCGCAAGCCGCTCAGCGAAGGCGCCCTGCATGCCCTGGGCGTGTCCGCCTCCAACAGCGGTTTCATCGGCTATCCCGTCGCCGCCATGGTGCTCGGCAGCTCGCCGGCCGCCGTCTTCCTGGCGCTGAACATGATGATCGAGAACCTGCTTATCATCCCGATGGCCCTGATCCTGGCCGAGGCC
This portion of the Billgrantia sulfidoxydans genome encodes:
- a CDS encoding IclR family transcriptional regulator domain-containing protein, which encodes MASEEEVLSPDDRDFVTALASGLEVILAFDETHSRMTLSEVASRTGMNRARARRFLLTLHALGYVRKQGRNFELAPRVLQLGYAFLSANNYRSVIQQVLEDITAESGESSSLGVLDGDEVTYVARSSARHRLMAITLSVGTRLPAAHTSMGRALLAQLPDAELDAFLERVTLTRYTDKTVTDKAALKKRILKVRQQGYAIADQELDSGLRSLAVPAFDANGKLLGAINISTNAARVDLDTLMKEYLPLLQRKAREIRATVS